The DNA segment AACATCACGTAGAGGAAGTCGAACGCCTTGAGCGCGAACACCATCAGCACCACCGCCGCGCCCATCGTCGACGCCCGGAGTTGGGGCAGGATGACCCGCCAGTACATTTTCAGCGTGCTCGCGCCGTCGACCCGGGCAGCCTCGTAGTGTTCGGTCGGAATCGCGCGCAGTCCCGCGAGGTAGACGACCATCGCGTATCCCGAGAACTGCCAGATGAGCGCGAAGATGACCGCCGCCAGTTTCGTCTGAGGGTTCGAAATCCACTGGGTCGTCAGGAAGTCGAGTCCTAACTGGCGGAGCGTGACGTTGACGATGCCGTACTGGGCGTTGTACATCCACGCCCAGAACTTCGCGGTCACCACGAACGAGAGGCTCATCGGGAGCAGGTAGATGGTTCGGAAGGTGTTCTCGAACCGGATGTCCTGGTCGACCAGGATGGCGAGCAGGAGCCCGAACACCAGACAGATTCCCGTGAACGCCACGAGCAACACGAAGGTGTTTCGCGCGGCCGTCCAGAACGAGGGGTCGCCGAACGCCTGTCGGTACATCTCGAAGTCGAACGCCGATAGCTTGTACTCCGGCAGGAGCAGGCCCTCGAAGTCGGTCAACGAGATGACGAAGTTCCACCCGATGGCCCCGTAGACGAAAAAGCCCATCAGCAGGAACGGCGGGAGCCAAAACGGGAGGCTCTGGACGAAGTCGCTCGAGAGGAGCGACCCGCGGGTGCCCGTCTCGGATTCGGCGCGTTCTCCCGTCACCGTCGCGCCGCCGTCGGTGCGGGCCTCGCCGTCCGCACGATTCTCGTCGCGGACTTCGCCGCCGTCGGCGCGGAGTCCCCTCCCGGGTTCGCGTTCGCCGGGTCGTATCCGTCGAAGTACGTCTTTGAGTCGTTGCATGTCGAAAAGGAACGTGGGGAACTGCTTCAGTTGAACGCCTGTTCGAGCTGCGAGTAGGTGTCGTCGACGTTCCAGTTCGAGATGAAACTGGACATCGCGTCACTCACCGCAGTCTTCTGCTCCGGCGGAATCGCCAGTCCGTGTTCGATGGACTGGACCTGCGACTTCGAGTTCTTGAAGTCGTCCATCTGCCGGCTGAGGAACGGCCCGAAGTTCTCCTTCGAGACGTCGGTCCGGGGCGGAATCGACCCCTTCTTCGGGTTGAACCGCGCCTGGGCGTCCTTGCTGCCGACGTACTGCAGGAACTTCTCGGCCGCCTTCGGCGACGGGTTGTTCTTCGGCATCGGGAACGAGTCCATGTTGAGCGCGTAGACGCCCTTCGTGCCGGGGAACGGCACGTGGCCCCACTGCTTTTCGAACTCGAAGCTCTTCGCGCTGCGGTACATGCCCGCCGCCCAGTCGCCCTGGTGGAAGAACGCGGCCTTGCCGTTGATGACCTTCTTGTTGGCGTCGGTCCAGCCGAGCGAACCGGCGTCCTTGTTGAAGTGGGCCTTGTACTCCTTGACGATGCTGAGCGAGTTCTTGATGGCCTTCTTGTTCTGCGAAACCTTCCCCTGCGTGAAGGCGTCGTAGGTGCTCTTGCCGTGCTCGCCGAGCAGCACCTGCGCCCAGAGCTGGGTCGTCGACCACGCCGACTTGGTCTGCTGGGCCATGCCGACGGCGTCGGTCTTCGACTCGACCTTCTTCATCGCCGCGGTGAGGTCGCTGGGCTTCTTGATGGAGGCGGGGTCGACGCCGGCCTTCTCGACGACCTCGACGTTGTAGAAGAGGTTGTTGAGCCGGTGGATGTTCAGCGGCACCGTGACGAACTTCCCGCCGGGTTTGGCGGCGTCCTTCGGACCCTGTTTGTAGGCGTCCTTCATCCCGTTCTTGGACCAGACCGACTCGCCGATGTCCTTGAGTTTGTTCGCTTCGACGTAGGGCTGGAGGTTCGCGCCGGGCCACGCCTGCCAGGTGCTCGGCGGGTTGTTGTTCAGTACGCGCTTCTTGATGACGGTCTGGAGGTTCTGTCCCGCGCCGCCCGAGACGGGGTTCTCGTTGACCTTGATGTCGGGGTGCTTCTGCTTGAAGCCCTCGAACAGCGCCTTGATGGCGGGTCCGCCGTCGCCGCCGGTCCACCAGTGCTGGACCTCCAGCGTCTCGTAGTTGGTAGAAGAGTCGCCCGACTGAGTCGTCCCCTCGCCGCCGGACTCGGTCGTGCTGTCGCCGCCGGATTCGGTCGTCCCCTGGTCGCCGTCGTTCCCGCCCATGCACCCGGCCAGTCCGGTGATGCCGATTGTTCCTGCACCGGCCACTTTCAGATAATCGCGCCGCGAAACGTCGTCGTTAGCTCCTGTCATGCTCTGTGACCTACGGTAAACCTTCTCAACTGCGCACTTAAACGTTTGTGATATTAATCCGTTACCGAGTAAAATGCTAACCACTGTCGTAGTGGTTCGGAACCCGCATTGACCCCTCCGCCTTCCTGTGGTTTCGGCAAAACAAGTAAAAACTTCTCAGGAGTTTATTTCCGGCATTTATACGTCGCACCGATTCCCGCCGTCGGTCGAGTTCGGGGCGACCGACGGCGTCCGTCGGCCCGCCGGTTCCGAGGGCGTTTCGGTGGGTTTTACGCCCGGCCTCGCGAACTTCCAGGCGCATGAGCGACGACGAGGACTACCGGATCGAGGAGGACAGCCTCGGAGAGATGCGGGTGCCGACCGACGCCTACTGGGGCGCCCAGACCCAGCGCGCGGTCGAGAACTTCCCCATCAGCGGCATCACGTTCGGACGTCGGTTCGTCCGAGCGCTCGGCGTCGTCAAGAAGGCGGCCGCCCAGGCCAACAAGGACCTCGGCATGATCCCCGAGGACAAGGCCGACGCCATCGTCGAGGCGGCCGACGAGGTCATCGCGGGCGAGCACGACGACCAGTTCCCCGTGGACGTGTTCCAGACCGGGTCGGGCACGTCCTCGAACATGAACGCGAACGAGGTGGTCGCCAACCGCGCGACCGAGATATACGGGGGAGAGATGGGGAGCCGCGAGATTCACCCCAACGACCACGTCAACTTCGGCCAGTCGTCCAACGACGTGATTCCGACCGCGATGCACGTCGCCAGCCTCGAAGCCGTCGAGAAGGACCTGCTCCCGGCGCTCGACACGCTCCGGGAAGCGCTCGAAGCCAAGGAGGAGGAGTTCGACGGCGTGGTCAAGACCGGCCGGACCCACCTTCAGGACGCCACGCCCATCCGCCTCGGCCAGGAGTTCTCGGGCTACCGCACGCAGGTCGAGAAGGGTCTGGCGCGTGTCGACCACGTCCGCGACCACCTCTCGGAACTCGCGCTCGGCGGCACCGCGGTCGGCACGGGGCTGAACACCCACCCGGAGTTCCCGGAGAAGGCGGCCGAGTACATCTCCGAGGAGACCGGCGTGTCGTTCCGCGAGGCCGACAACCACTTCGAGGCCCAGGCGGCCCACGACGCCATGTCGGAGGCCCACGGCGCGCTCCGGACCATCGCGGGGTCGCTCAACAAGATCGCCAACGACCTGCGCCTGCTGGCGTCGGGTCCCCGGAACGGCCTCGGCGAACTCGAACAGCCCGAGAACCAGCCCGGCAGTTCCATCATGCCCGGCAAGATCAACCCGGTGGTCGCCGAGGCGGTCAACCAGGTCCACAAGCAGGTCGTCGGTAACGACGCCGCCGTGAGCGCGGGCGCCGCCGAGGGCCAGATCGACCTCAACCTTTACAAACCCGTCCTCGCGCACAACTTCCTCCAGTCGTCCGAACTGCTCGCGAACTCCTCGGAGGTGTTCGCCGAGAAGTTCGTCGCCAAACTCGAAGCCAACGAGGAGCACTGCGAGGAGCAGGTCGAACAGAGCATGGCGCTGGCCACCGCGCTCAACCCCCACATCGGCTACGACAAGGCGAGCAAGGCCGCCAAAGCCGCCCTCGCGGAGGGCAAGACGGTCCGGCAGGTCGTCGTCGAGAAGGGTTACCTCACCGAGGAGGAGGCCGACGAGGTCATCGACCCCGAGGCGATGACCCACCGCGGCATCCTGGGCGACGACGAGTAAGCCGACTCGG comes from the Halorussus vallis genome and includes:
- a CDS encoding ABC transporter substrate-binding protein; the protein is MTGANDDVSRRDYLKVAGAGTIGITGLAGCMGGNDGDQGTTESGGDSTTESGGEGTTQSGDSSTNYETLEVQHWWTGGDGGPAIKALFEGFKQKHPDIKVNENPVSGGAGQNLQTVIKKRVLNNNPPSTWQAWPGANLQPYVEANKLKDIGESVWSKNGMKDAYKQGPKDAAKPGGKFVTVPLNIHRLNNLFYNVEVVEKAGVDPASIKKPSDLTAAMKKVESKTDAVGMAQQTKSAWSTTQLWAQVLLGEHGKSTYDAFTQGKVSQNKKAIKNSLSIVKEYKAHFNKDAGSLGWTDANKKVINGKAAFFHQGDWAAGMYRSAKSFEFEKQWGHVPFPGTKGVYALNMDSFPMPKNNPSPKAAEKFLQYVGSKDAQARFNPKKGSIPPRTDVSKENFGPFLSRQMDDFKNSKSQVQSIEHGLAIPPEQKTAVSDAMSSFISNWNVDDTYSQLEQAFN
- a CDS encoding carbohydrate ABC transporter permease, which translates into the protein MQRLKDVLRRIRPGEREPGRGLRADGGEVRDENRADGEARTDGGATVTGERAESETGTRGSLLSSDFVQSLPFWLPPFLLMGFFVYGAIGWNFVISLTDFEGLLLPEYKLSAFDFEMYRQAFGDPSFWTAARNTFVLLVAFTGICLVFGLLLAILVDQDIRFENTFRTIYLLPMSLSFVVTAKFWAWMYNAQYGIVNVTLRQLGLDFLTTQWISNPQTKLAAVIFALIWQFSGYAMVVYLAGLRAIPTEHYEAARVDGASTLKMYWRVILPQLRASTMGAAVVLMVFALKAFDFLYVMFGNNPGPAADILATMMFREAFGSNNWAYGSAIAIVLFGMALAVVAPYLYSEYRRGEL
- a CDS encoding class II fumarate hydratase — translated: MSDDEDYRIEEDSLGEMRVPTDAYWGAQTQRAVENFPISGITFGRRFVRALGVVKKAAAQANKDLGMIPEDKADAIVEAADEVIAGEHDDQFPVDVFQTGSGTSSNMNANEVVANRATEIYGGEMGSREIHPNDHVNFGQSSNDVIPTAMHVASLEAVEKDLLPALDTLREALEAKEEEFDGVVKTGRTHLQDATPIRLGQEFSGYRTQVEKGLARVDHVRDHLSELALGGTAVGTGLNTHPEFPEKAAEYISEETGVSFREADNHFEAQAAHDAMSEAHGALRTIAGSLNKIANDLRLLASGPRNGLGELEQPENQPGSSIMPGKINPVVAEAVNQVHKQVVGNDAAVSAGAAEGQIDLNLYKPVLAHNFLQSSELLANSSEVFAEKFVAKLEANEEHCEEQVEQSMALATALNPHIGYDKASKAAKAALAEGKTVRQVVVEKGYLTEEEADEVIDPEAMTHRGILGDDE